The Metabacillus litoralis genome contains a region encoding:
- a CDS encoding spore gernimation protein GerQ codes for MDSQKLAAHESIDLHEMINFKTLCVAKSKLMQGLVFDQDLRELMQKDVDQSIQALTELQAIYQRAPFEAPVPESRPTPIIN; via the coding sequence ATGGATTCGCAAAAATTGGCAGCTCATGAATCTATAGACTTACATGAGATGATAAACTTCAAAACTCTATGCGTGGCTAAATCAAAGCTTATGCAGGGCCTCGTTTTTGATCAAGATCTTAGAGAACTAATGCAAAAAGATGTTGATCAATCGATTCAGGCATTAACTGAGTTACAAGCAATTTATCAACGTGCTCCTTTTGAAGCACCAGTACCAGAAAGCCGTCCAACACCAATAATAAATTGA
- a CDS encoding spore coat protein, producing the protein MNNDHLDPINSLHVPELADTTFAMDFLMRAKEAVRNTATALTETASPDLRNMLRKQLMQSIAMHQEITELMVEKKWFHPHDLKEQYQLDQLSAKNTIMVGNMNLFPVESNRKGMFDRTPDEH; encoded by the coding sequence TTGAATAATGATCATTTAGATCCAATTAATTCGTTACATGTTCCTGAATTAGCAGATACCACGTTTGCCATGGATTTTCTCATGCGAGCAAAAGAAGCGGTACGAAATACAGCTACGGCATTAACCGAAACTGCGTCACCTGATTTAAGAAATATGCTGCGTAAGCAATTAATGCAGAGCATTGCCATGCATCAAGAAATTACAGAGCTTATGGTCGAGAAAAAATGGTTCCATCCTCATGATTTAAAAGAACAATATCAATTAGATCAGCTATCGGCAAAAAACACCATCATGGTTGGAAACATGAACCTATTCCCTGTTGAATCAAATCGAAAAGGGATGTTTGATCGTACACCTGATGAACATTAA